Proteins from a genomic interval of Streptococcus sp. D7B5:
- a CDS encoding YozE family protein — translation MRKSFYTWLMTERNPKSNSPKAILADLAFEESVFPKHTDDFDEVSRFLEEHASFSFNLGDFDAIWQEYLEH, via the coding sequence ATGAGAAAATCATTTTACACTTGGCTCATGACCGAGCGCAATCCTAAAAGTAACAGTCCCAAGGCTATCTTAGCAGACCTCGCTTTTGAAGAGTCAGTCTTTCCAAAACACACAGATGATTTTGATGAGGTTAGTCGCTTTCTGGAAGAACATGCCAGTTTCTCTTTCAACCTAGGAGACTTTGACGCTATCTGGCAAGAATACTTAGAACACTAG